The following coding sequences lie in one Rhodohalobacter barkolensis genomic window:
- a CDS encoding mechanosensitive ion channel family protein, whose product MRRAVMAISYLLMQTDLLKNLTQILPEHLRGESAEAAVGLALIFLISALVHLFIRVWIIRLLTRFDEKTDSEWYDIILRHKLPQRALFMIPLVIIYNGLELVPQFNEDLTSFILRVTAALMILVGARVFDAFLSSMHSLYLLRPDAHLTPIKSYIQLGKVIVYVLAGFFIISSLADKSPWYFLSGIGAVMAIILLLFRDTLLSLVASVQLTSNDLIRVGDWIDMPQFGADGDVIDIALNTVRVQNWDKTITVIPTHKFLEHSFRNWRGMQESGGRRVMRSLKIDISTVRFLTFNEIQTLKKSHLLSKYMDEKMKEIGEYNEKHLKGYTSTLTNGRWLTNIGTFRRYVIEYLKKNPNARQDMTMLVRQLEPTETGLPIQIYFFANTTVWAEYEGIQSDVFDHLLAIAPEFGLKIFQQPSGNDFRGLKIHEG is encoded by the coding sequence TTGAGAAGAGCAGTAATGGCAATTTCCTATTTATTAATGCAGACGGATCTCCTGAAAAATTTGACTCAAATTCTGCCAGAACACTTGCGGGGGGAAAGTGCGGAAGCTGCTGTGGGATTGGCGTTGATTTTTTTGATTTCAGCTCTAGTTCATCTGTTTATCCGGGTATGGATTATCCGACTGCTGACTCGTTTTGATGAAAAGACAGATTCAGAGTGGTACGACATCATTCTAAGGCATAAGCTTCCACAGCGAGCTCTTTTTATGATTCCTTTGGTCATTATCTATAACGGTCTTGAACTGGTCCCGCAATTTAATGAAGATCTGACAAGTTTTATTTTGCGCGTTACCGCAGCACTAATGATTTTAGTGGGAGCCCGCGTTTTTGATGCTTTTCTCTCTTCAATGCATTCGCTCTATCTTCTGCGGCCCGATGCACATTTGACCCCTATCAAAAGCTATATTCAACTGGGTAAAGTGATCGTCTACGTTTTGGCCGGATTTTTCATTATTTCAAGCCTGGCTGACAAATCACCCTGGTACTTTCTGAGCGGTATTGGTGCCGTAATGGCGATCATTCTCTTGCTGTTTAGGGACACTCTGCTATCACTTGTAGCCAGCGTTCAGTTAACCAGCAATGATCTTATTCGGGTGGGAGACTGGATCGATATGCCTCAGTTTGGAGCCGACGGAGATGTGATTGACATTGCATTGAACACCGTTCGGGTTCAGAACTGGGATAAAACGATAACTGTTATTCCAACTCATAAATTTCTGGAGCACAGTTTCCGGAACTGGCGCGGTATGCAGGAGTCGGGCGGACGCCGGGTGATGCGATCACTAAAAATTGACATCTCGACGGTTCGTTTTCTCACATTCAATGAAATACAAACGCTGAAAAAATCTCATCTCCTTTCTAAATATATGGATGAAAAGATGAAGGAGATTGGTGAGTATAACGAAAAGCATTTGAAAGGCTATACCTCAACACTTACTAATGGCCGCTGGCTCACCAATATTGGTACATTCCGCCGTTATGTGATTGAATACCTGAAGAAGAATCCAAATGCTCGTCAGGATATGACGATGCTGGTCAGGCAGCTTGAGCCGACCGAAACGGGTTTACCAATTCAGATCTATTTCTTTGCCAATACTACCGTTTGGGCAGAATATGAGGGAATACAGTCGGATGTATTCGATCACCTGCTTGCTATTGCTCCAGAATTTGGATTGAAAATTTTCCAGCAGCCATCCGGGAATGATTTCCGAGGATTGAAAATTCATGAGGGTTGA
- a CDS encoding serine hydrolase domain-containing protein: MLQKATLLKSGLLIFTFLITSVSTISAQNLYYPPAGIGDNWEQKSASELGFQSSELDDAVQFAINNENSVENDLRIAILKGFSHEPYHQLAGPVRERGNPAGMVIKDGYIASSWGDLKRVDMTFSVTKSYLSAVAGLAWDDGLIHSPDDRLTEYVWDRTFDGEHNSKITWEHLLNQSSDWYGTLFGMEDWSDRPPREGGIDDWRYRELHEPGTHYKYNDVRVNLLAYSLLKVWRNPLPQVLKQRIMDPIGASSTWRWYGYDNSFEMIDGVEMQSVSGGGHNGGGLFISTYDHARFGLLFARNGVWKDQQLISREWIEKSVAPSPANSQYGYLWWLQDDENNFEDVPDHVYYAAGFGGNFIVVDDQNDIVIVLRWIDSSKLGDFVEMVYQALE, from the coding sequence ATGCTTCAAAAAGCTACTTTGCTCAAATCCGGTCTTCTAATCTTTACCTTTCTGATTACCTCTGTCAGCACAATCTCTGCACAAAATCTTTACTACCCGCCTGCAGGGATTGGCGACAATTGGGAACAGAAATCCGCCTCGGAATTAGGATTTCAATCCTCCGAATTGGATGATGCCGTTCAGTTTGCTATCAACAATGAAAACAGTGTAGAGAATGATCTTCGAATTGCCATCCTGAAGGGATTTAGTCATGAACCATACCATCAACTTGCGGGGCCTGTCAGAGAGCGGGGCAATCCGGCTGGAATGGTGATTAAAGATGGATATATTGCTTCAAGCTGGGGTGATTTGAAACGGGTAGATATGACATTCAGCGTTACCAAAAGTTATCTCTCGGCCGTTGCCGGATTGGCCTGGGATGATGGTTTGATCCACAGCCCGGACGACCGACTCACAGAATATGTTTGGGATCGCACCTTTGATGGAGAGCATAATTCAAAGATTACCTGGGAGCATCTTCTCAATCAATCATCAGATTGGTACGGCACACTTTTCGGGATGGAAGACTGGAGTGACCGTCCACCTCGTGAGGGCGGCATTGACGACTGGCGTTACCGTGAACTGCATGAACCTGGCACGCACTACAAATACAATGATGTTCGGGTAAATCTTCTCGCCTACTCACTGCTAAAGGTTTGGCGAAATCCACTACCCCAAGTATTAAAACAGAGAATAATGGATCCAATCGGAGCTTCTTCAACCTGGCGCTGGTATGGATATGACAACTCTTTCGAAATGATCGACGGTGTGGAAATGCAGTCGGTCAGCGGTGGAGGACATAACGGCGGCGGACTCTTCATCAGCACCTATGATCACGCCCGCTTTGGACTCCTTTTTGCAAGAAACGGTGTATGGAAAGATCAGCAACTTATCTCCCGGGAGTGGATTGAAAAATCCGTCGCACCATCTCCTGCCAACTCGCAATACGGTTATCTCTGGTGGCTGCAGGATGACGAGAATAATTTCGAGGATGTGCCGGATCATGTCTACTACGCAGCCGGTTTTGGGGGCAACTTCATTGTTGTGGATGATCAAAATGACATTGTTATTGTTTTGCGATGGATTGACAGTTCAAAACTCGGTGATTTTGTAGAGATGGTTTACCAGGCACTTGAATAA
- a CDS encoding SatD family protein gives MQNYIVVIGDIIESKDLEADDRKETQIKLEEQFKKMNRESGQLLSPYTITLGDEFQAVYRSSDHLFRDIWTIMAQIHPVQIRINISVGEITTEINREQSIGMDGPVFHVARDQIEEMKKEDILLTIATDNKQFDRLVNSSFRILSANLRAWNRNRLMILKKRYEEIDVKQIAGELELSEVAVYKNIRAGTLDAIQDLTDSITEIVNEMVNP, from the coding sequence ATGCAGAATTACATTGTTGTAATCGGGGATATCATCGAGTCCAAAGATTTGGAAGCTGATGACCGAAAAGAGACTCAGATCAAGCTGGAGGAACAATTCAAGAAGATGAATCGAGAGTCCGGACAACTTCTCTCTCCTTACACCATTACTCTTGGGGATGAGTTTCAAGCCGTGTATCGTTCTTCGGATCATCTGTTCAGAGATATCTGGACAATTATGGCCCAAATCCATCCGGTCCAGATACGAATTAACATCAGTGTGGGTGAAATAACCACCGAAATCAACAGAGAGCAGTCAATTGGTATGGACGGCCCCGTATTTCATGTGGCTAGAGACCAAATTGAAGAGATGAAAAAGGAAGATATTCTTCTCACTATTGCTACAGACAACAAACAGTTCGACCGGTTGGTGAACAGCAGTTTTCGAATTTTGTCGGCCAATCTTCGGGCATGGAACAGAAATCGCCTTATGATTCTCAAAAAGAGATATGAAGAGATCGACGTAAAACAGATTGCCGGGGAGTTAGAACTATCAGAAGTTGCCGTCTATAAAAATATCCGGGCCGGAACACTCGATGCCATACAAGATTTAACCGATTCCATAACAGAAATCGTAAATGAAATGGTGAACCCATGA
- a CDS encoding cupin domain-containing protein translates to MKRSEFLRVAGIGTSTFVIAPFGRINTESVITEMSSPKIVRNSEGKKINVLGDKMTFKLTGEETNGQFTLIEENNEPGVQIPTHIHEDEDEIFRVIEGELEVKVGEDTAVLKAGDTAFAPRGIPHSWRVVGDQPAKVDLSIFPAGLEHMFEELGSLPPGPPEMEKVFSICGKYNVRFI, encoded by the coding sequence ATGAAAAGATCAGAATTTCTGAGAGTAGCAGGAATTGGAACGAGCACCTTTGTGATAGCACCATTTGGAAGAATCAATACAGAATCGGTGATTACTGAAATGTCCTCGCCAAAAATTGTAAGGAATAGTGAAGGGAAAAAGATCAATGTTTTGGGGGATAAGATGACTTTTAAACTGACAGGAGAAGAGACCAATGGTCAGTTCACGCTTATTGAAGAGAATAATGAGCCGGGTGTACAAATTCCAACTCATATTCATGAAGATGAGGATGAAATATTTCGTGTGATTGAGGGCGAACTGGAGGTGAAAGTTGGTGAAGATACAGCAGTTTTGAAAGCGGGTGATACGGCGTTTGCCCCAAGAGGTATTCCACACAGTTGGCGGGTAGTTGGAGATCAACCTGCGAAAGTTGATTTGAGTATTTTCCCTGCCGGACTGGAACATATGTTTGAGGAATTGGGATCACTGCCACCGGGGCCGCCGGAAATGGAGAAGGTTTTTTCAATTTGTGGAAAGTATAATGTTCGCTTTATTTGA
- a CDS encoding helix-turn-helix domain-containing protein, producing the protein MGNQDEIVIRSFELGKRDYTNGEYYQILWMRNGFKRIRIDDQEFEACPNLICFLTPSRFVTVEPGDDFEGWILLFSKSYMRDRVRENLRIKEAELLSGFDKIPKIILSPKIGDRVHNLAEMIDELSGSIIPNREQGVASLFKTLLVYCDSRCNIRLNGECSQNGVRLVANYKELIAKNYKTIHRVSLYAEQLHVTPKYLNRAVREILGVTAKSLIVEQIMIHARRELKFSAKNVKEIAFELGFSEPFHFSNFFKREFGSSPTDFRQM; encoded by the coding sequence ATGGGGAATCAGGATGAAATTGTGATCCGCTCCTTTGAGTTGGGGAAAAGGGATTATACAAACGGGGAGTACTACCAGATTTTGTGGATGCGAAATGGATTCAAACGAATTCGAATTGATGATCAAGAGTTTGAGGCATGCCCCAATTTAATCTGTTTTTTAACTCCTTCACGTTTTGTTACTGTTGAACCCGGTGACGATTTTGAAGGGTGGATTTTGTTGTTTTCAAAATCATATATGCGGGATCGGGTAAGAGAGAATCTTCGCATCAAAGAGGCAGAGCTTCTGTCAGGCTTTGATAAGATACCGAAAATAATTCTAAGCCCAAAAATTGGGGATAGGGTTCATAACCTTGCTGAGATGATTGATGAATTGAGTGGATCAATTATTCCAAATCGTGAGCAGGGAGTAGCATCGCTGTTTAAAACACTGTTAGTCTACTGCGACAGTCGCTGCAATATCCGTCTGAATGGAGAGTGTAGCCAAAACGGTGTACGACTGGTAGCTAATTACAAAGAGTTGATTGCCAAGAACTACAAGACGATACACAGAGTTAGTCTGTATGCAGAGCAGTTGCATGTCACACCAAAATATCTGAATCGGGCAGTACGTGAGATTTTAGGTGTAACAGCCAAGTCTTTGATCGTGGAACAGATTATGATACATGCTAGAAGAGAACTGAAGTTTTCAGCAAAAAATGTTAAGGAAATTGCATTTGAACTTGGGTTTTCGGAACCGTTTCACTTTAGTAATTTTTTCAAAAGAGAATTTGGATCATCGCCGACTGATTTTCGTCAGATGTGA